One genomic segment of Gossypium arboreum isolate Shixiya-1 chromosome 3, ASM2569848v2, whole genome shotgun sequence includes these proteins:
- the LOC108475803 gene encoding transcriptional regulator SUPERMAN-like, which produces MATNQGFEEDYLSGFSWPPRSYTCSFCERGFRSAQALGGHMNVHRRDKARLRQLPPPMDHHGQSPFLNLNPNPNSSSSSLVSSPLPCEMKKWLVNETVVDSTDSTSMKGAKPLSGVKEFKDYGCKNKFMKKKKNNVNLDLDLDLEIGVVSDSKEDLDLELRLGYS; this is translated from the coding sequence ATGGCCACGAATCAAGGTTTTGAAGAAGATTATCTATCTGGGTTTTCATGGCCGCCAAGATCTTACACTTGCAGCTTCTGCGAGAGAGGATTTAGATCAGCTCAAGCTCTGGGTGGTCACATGAATGTTCACAGGAGAGATAAAGCCAGGCTACGACAATTACCTCCTCCAATGGATCATCATGGTCAGTCACCATTTCTGAACCTTAACCCTAACCCTAATTCCTCTTCTTCATCCTTAGTTTCTTCTCCATTACCTTGTGAAATGAAGAAATGGCTAGTTAACGAAACCGTCGTAGATAGCACGGATTCAACGAGCATGAAGGGTGCAAAACCATTGTCTGGAGTGAAAGAATTCAAAGATTATGGATGTAAAAATAAGTtcatgaagaagaaaaaaaataatgtGAATTTGGACTTGGATTTAGACTTAGAGATAGGTGTGGTTAGTGATTCCAAGGAAGATTTGGATTTGGAACTTCGATTGGGATACTCTTAA
- the LOC108475592 gene encoding cellulose synthase A catalytic subunit 7 [UDP-forming]-like isoform X2, whose protein sequence is MEAPPPFNLCNPNKKSAIINRSYALLHSIAITSLIFYRLSSFFHSTPSLPLLLAFTSELILSVLWLLSQAFLWRPFTRQTFPERLLQDKNDDELPAIDVFICTADPEKEPPLEVMNTVLSAMAMDYPAEKLSVYVSDDGGCGLTLYAMKEAWEFSRYWVPFCTRFGIKTRCPKLYFSRFDDEFLGQGYEAEKEKIKVQEAESNGKMLEEFNTKNHPAHVEVMQDESHNANGTNQVKMPRLVYVSREKNPSYHHHFKAGALNVLFRVSNMISNSPYILVLDCDMRCNDPTSAKQAMCFHIDPKINSNLAFVQFPQKFHNLSKMDIYDGQLRSTFLVKWPGMDGLQGPMLSGSGFYMKRKALYRDIVQEDTDFTQLKQYLGPSNELVKSLKSAKYNTDVTSRLLEETRFLASCKYEEGTQWGKQVGFLYMSLLEDYFTGFNLHCEGWKSIFCNPPSPAFLGTATTKLNDTLLQGSRWNCGALQVTFSRFSPLIYGLKSRMSLLQRMCYVYLSLQPFYFFPIWCLATIPQLCLLHGIPLYPKVSNSWFMVFSYIFIMSQLKHLEEVLSTGDPIRTWWNEQRIWMMKAIISYTIGMLNAVLKLLGLKEANFVPTNKVADDEQITFYQNGLFNFQASTVVLTPLITLVTLNMICFAAGATRTIVDGSFNAMFGQIFLSFYVLMVQYPLIDGMIFRKDKGRVPTSVTLLSLAISASFLCFGSLIIKS, encoded by the exons ATGGAGGCTCCTCCGCCCTTCAATCTCTGCAACCCCAACAAAAAATCCGCCATTATCAACCGCTCTTACGCCCTCCTCCATTCCATAGCCATAACTTCCCTGATTTTCTACAGACTctcttctttcttccattcaaCACCTTCCCTCCCTCTCCTTCTAGCCTTCACCTCCGAGCTAATTCTCTCTGTACTTTGGCTGCTCAGCCAAGCTTTTCTATGGCGACCCTTCACTCGCCAAACGTTCCCCGAAAGGTTACTGCAAGACAAAAACGATGATGAACTACCGGCAATCGATGTGTTCATATGCACCGCAGACCCGGAGAAGGAGCCGCCATTGGAGGTGATGAACACGGTTTTGTCGGCAATGGCGATGGATTACCCGGCGGAGAAGCTATCGGTTTATGTTTCGGATGATGGAGGTTGTGGTTTAACTTTGTATGCAATGAAAGAGGCTTGGGAATTTAGTAGGTATTGGGTTCCATTTTGTACGAGGTTTGGGATAAAAACCAGATGCCCCAAGCTTTATTTTTCGaggtttgatgatgaatttttgGGACAAGGTTACGAAGCAGAAAAGGAGAAAATCAAG GTGCAAGAAGCAGAAAGCAATGGTAAGATGCTTGAGGAATTCAATACTAAAAATCATCCTGCACATGTTGAG gTGATGCAAGATGAATCCCATAATGCAAACGGCACAAACCAAGTCAAGATGCCACGTCTCGTCTACGTTTCTCGTGAGAAAAACCCTTCATATCATCACCATTTCAAAGCTGGAGCACTCAATGTTCTT TTCAGGGTCTCCAACATGATAAGCAACTCCCCTTACATATTGGTTCTAGACTGCGACATGCGATGCAATGACCCGACATCTGCTAAACAAGCAATGTGTTTCCATATAGATCCTAAAATCAATTCCAATCTAGCTTTCGTTCAGTTCCCTCAAAAGTTTCACAATCTCAGTAAGATGGATATCTATGATGGTCAATTAAGATCAACATTCTTG GTGAAGTGGCCTGGTATGGATGGATTGCAGGGACCAATGTTATCTGGAAGTGGTTTTTATATGAAACGAAAGGCTTTATATAGAGATATAGTACAAGAAG ATACCGATTTCACTCAGTTAAAACAATATCTCGGTCCATCAAATGAGTTAGTGAAATCGCTTAAATCGGCCAAGTACAACACAGATGTCACCAGCAGATTGCTTGAAGAAACCAGATTTTTAGCCTCCTGCAAATACGAGGAAGGAACTCAGTGGGGAAAGCAG GTCGGGTTCTTGTATATGTCGCTGCTAGAAGATTATTTTACAGGGTTTAATTTGCACTGTGAAGGGTGGAAATCTATATTTTGTAATCCCCCAAGTCCAGCATTTCTAGGCACAGCTACAACAAAGTTGAATGACACATTATTACAAGGTTCAAGATGGAACTGTGGAGCTCTCCAAGTTACATTCTCAAGGTTTTCTCCTCTAATTTATGGGTTAAAATCAAGGATGTCTTTGCTTCAAAGAATGTGCTATGTTTACCTCTCATTGCAGCCCTTCTACTTCTTTCCTATCTGGTGTTTAGCTACTATTCCTCAACTTTGCCTCTTACATGGCATTCCACTATACCCCAAG GTTTCGAATTCATGGTTTATGGTGTTTTCATACATTTTCATAATGTCACAATTGAAACATTTAGAGGAAGTTCTATCAACGGGCGATCCAATAAGAACATGGTGGAATGAACAAAGGATTTGGATGATGAAGGCAATTATATCATACACCATCGGCATGTTGAATGCTGTTTTGAAGCTTTTAGGATTGAAAGAAGCTAATTTCGTCCCAACAAATAAAGTTGCCGATGATGAACAAATCACATTCTACCAAAATGGGTTATTCAATTTCCAAGCATCGACTGTCGTTCTTACCCCACTGATTACGTTGGTTACCTTGAACATGATTTGTTTCGCCGCCGGGGCCACCAGAACAATCGTCGACGGAAGTTTCAACGCGATGTTCGGACAAATTTTCCTCTCGTTTTATGTCCTAATGGTGCAATATCCTTTGATCGATGGAATGATTTTTAGGAAGGACAAAGGACGGGTTCCGACTTCAGTTACCCTATTATCTCTTGCTATTTCGGCTTCATTTTTGTGCTTTGGATCCCTAATTATCAAGTCTTAG
- the LOC108475592 gene encoding cellulose synthase A catalytic subunit 7 [UDP-forming]-like isoform X3 — MEAPPPFNLCNPNKKSAIINRSYALLHSIAITSLIFYRLSSFFHSTPSLPLLLAFTSELILSVLWLLSQAFLWRPFTRQTFPERLLQDKNDDELPAIDVFICTADPEKEPPLEVMNTVLSAMAMDYPAEKLSVYVSDDGGCGLTLYAMKEAWEFSRYWVPFCTRFGIKTRCPKLYFSRFDDEFLGQGYEAEKEKIKLKYKLMEKQVQEAESNGKMLEEFNTKNHPAHVEVMQDESHNANGTNQVKMPRLVYVSREKNPSYHHHFKAGALNVLFRVSNMISNSPYILVLDCDMRCNDPTSAKQAMCFHIDPKINSNLAFVQFPQKFHNLSKMDIYDGQLRSTFLVKWPGMDGLQGPMLSGSGFYMKRKALYRDIVQEDTDFTQLKQYLGPSNELVKSLKSAKYNTDVTSRLLEETRFLASCKYEEGTQWGKQVGFLYMSLLEDYFTGFNLHCEGWKSIFCNPPSPAFLGTATTKLNDTLLQGSRWNCGALQPFYFFPIWCLATIPQLCLLHGIPLYPKVSNSWFMVFSYIFIMSQLKHLEEVLSTGDPIRTWWNEQRIWMMKAIISYTIGMLNAVLKLLGLKEANFVPTNKVADDEQITFYQNGLFNFQASTVVLTPLITLVTLNMICFAAGATRTIVDGSFNAMFGQIFLSFYVLMVQYPLIDGMIFRKDKGRVPTSVTLLSLAISASFLCFGSLIIKS, encoded by the exons ATGGAGGCTCCTCCGCCCTTCAATCTCTGCAACCCCAACAAAAAATCCGCCATTATCAACCGCTCTTACGCCCTCCTCCATTCCATAGCCATAACTTCCCTGATTTTCTACAGACTctcttctttcttccattcaaCACCTTCCCTCCCTCTCCTTCTAGCCTTCACCTCCGAGCTAATTCTCTCTGTACTTTGGCTGCTCAGCCAAGCTTTTCTATGGCGACCCTTCACTCGCCAAACGTTCCCCGAAAGGTTACTGCAAGACAAAAACGATGATGAACTACCGGCAATCGATGTGTTCATATGCACCGCAGACCCGGAGAAGGAGCCGCCATTGGAGGTGATGAACACGGTTTTGTCGGCAATGGCGATGGATTACCCGGCGGAGAAGCTATCGGTTTATGTTTCGGATGATGGAGGTTGTGGTTTAACTTTGTATGCAATGAAAGAGGCTTGGGAATTTAGTAGGTATTGGGTTCCATTTTGTACGAGGTTTGGGATAAAAACCAGATGCCCCAAGCTTTATTTTTCGaggtttgatgatgaatttttgGGACAAGGTTACGAAGCAGAAAAGGAGAAAATCAAG CTAAAATACAAATTGATGGAAAAGCAGGTGCAAGAAGCAGAAAGCAATGGTAAGATGCTTGAGGAATTCAATACTAAAAATCATCCTGCACATGTTGAG gTGATGCAAGATGAATCCCATAATGCAAACGGCACAAACCAAGTCAAGATGCCACGTCTCGTCTACGTTTCTCGTGAGAAAAACCCTTCATATCATCACCATTTCAAAGCTGGAGCACTCAATGTTCTT TTCAGGGTCTCCAACATGATAAGCAACTCCCCTTACATATTGGTTCTAGACTGCGACATGCGATGCAATGACCCGACATCTGCTAAACAAGCAATGTGTTTCCATATAGATCCTAAAATCAATTCCAATCTAGCTTTCGTTCAGTTCCCTCAAAAGTTTCACAATCTCAGTAAGATGGATATCTATGATGGTCAATTAAGATCAACATTCTTG GTGAAGTGGCCTGGTATGGATGGATTGCAGGGACCAATGTTATCTGGAAGTGGTTTTTATATGAAACGAAAGGCTTTATATAGAGATATAGTACAAGAAG ATACCGATTTCACTCAGTTAAAACAATATCTCGGTCCATCAAATGAGTTAGTGAAATCGCTTAAATCGGCCAAGTACAACACAGATGTCACCAGCAGATTGCTTGAAGAAACCAGATTTTTAGCCTCCTGCAAATACGAGGAAGGAACTCAGTGGGGAAAGCAG GTCGGGTTCTTGTATATGTCGCTGCTAGAAGATTATTTTACAGGGTTTAATTTGCACTGTGAAGGGTGGAAATCTATATTTTGTAATCCCCCAAGTCCAGCATTTCTAGGCACAGCTACAACAAAGTTGAATGACACATTATTACAAGGTTCAAGATGGAACTGTGGAGCTCTCCAA CCCTTCTACTTCTTTCCTATCTGGTGTTTAGCTACTATTCCTCAACTTTGCCTCTTACATGGCATTCCACTATACCCCAAG GTTTCGAATTCATGGTTTATGGTGTTTTCATACATTTTCATAATGTCACAATTGAAACATTTAGAGGAAGTTCTATCAACGGGCGATCCAATAAGAACATGGTGGAATGAACAAAGGATTTGGATGATGAAGGCAATTATATCATACACCATCGGCATGTTGAATGCTGTTTTGAAGCTTTTAGGATTGAAAGAAGCTAATTTCGTCCCAACAAATAAAGTTGCCGATGATGAACAAATCACATTCTACCAAAATGGGTTATTCAATTTCCAAGCATCGACTGTCGTTCTTACCCCACTGATTACGTTGGTTACCTTGAACATGATTTGTTTCGCCGCCGGGGCCACCAGAACAATCGTCGACGGAAGTTTCAACGCGATGTTCGGACAAATTTTCCTCTCGTTTTATGTCCTAATGGTGCAATATCCTTTGATCGATGGAATGATTTTTAGGAAGGACAAAGGACGGGTTCCGACTTCAGTTACCCTATTATCTCTTGCTATTTCGGCTTCATTTTTGTGCTTTGGATCCCTAATTATCAAGTCTTAG
- the LOC108475592 gene encoding cellulose synthase-like protein G2 isoform X1 — MEAPPPFNLCNPNKKSAIINRSYALLHSIAITSLIFYRLSSFFHSTPSLPLLLAFTSELILSVLWLLSQAFLWRPFTRQTFPERLLQDKNDDELPAIDVFICTADPEKEPPLEVMNTVLSAMAMDYPAEKLSVYVSDDGGCGLTLYAMKEAWEFSRYWVPFCTRFGIKTRCPKLYFSRFDDEFLGQGYEAEKEKIKLKYKLMEKQVQEAESNGKMLEEFNTKNHPAHVEVMQDESHNANGTNQVKMPRLVYVSREKNPSYHHHFKAGALNVLFRVSNMISNSPYILVLDCDMRCNDPTSAKQAMCFHIDPKINSNLAFVQFPQKFHNLSKMDIYDGQLRSTFLVKWPGMDGLQGPMLSGSGFYMKRKALYRDIVQEDTDFTQLKQYLGPSNELVKSLKSAKYNTDVTSRLLEETRFLASCKYEEGTQWGKQVGFLYMSLLEDYFTGFNLHCEGWKSIFCNPPSPAFLGTATTKLNDTLLQGSRWNCGALQVTFSRFSPLIYGLKSRMSLLQRMCYVYLSLQPFYFFPIWCLATIPQLCLLHGIPLYPKVSNSWFMVFSYIFIMSQLKHLEEVLSTGDPIRTWWNEQRIWMMKAIISYTIGMLNAVLKLLGLKEANFVPTNKVADDEQITFYQNGLFNFQASTVVLTPLITLVTLNMICFAAGATRTIVDGSFNAMFGQIFLSFYVLMVQYPLIDGMIFRKDKGRVPTSVTLLSLAISASFLCFGSLIIKS, encoded by the exons ATGGAGGCTCCTCCGCCCTTCAATCTCTGCAACCCCAACAAAAAATCCGCCATTATCAACCGCTCTTACGCCCTCCTCCATTCCATAGCCATAACTTCCCTGATTTTCTACAGACTctcttctttcttccattcaaCACCTTCCCTCCCTCTCCTTCTAGCCTTCACCTCCGAGCTAATTCTCTCTGTACTTTGGCTGCTCAGCCAAGCTTTTCTATGGCGACCCTTCACTCGCCAAACGTTCCCCGAAAGGTTACTGCAAGACAAAAACGATGATGAACTACCGGCAATCGATGTGTTCATATGCACCGCAGACCCGGAGAAGGAGCCGCCATTGGAGGTGATGAACACGGTTTTGTCGGCAATGGCGATGGATTACCCGGCGGAGAAGCTATCGGTTTATGTTTCGGATGATGGAGGTTGTGGTTTAACTTTGTATGCAATGAAAGAGGCTTGGGAATTTAGTAGGTATTGGGTTCCATTTTGTACGAGGTTTGGGATAAAAACCAGATGCCCCAAGCTTTATTTTTCGaggtttgatgatgaatttttgGGACAAGGTTACGAAGCAGAAAAGGAGAAAATCAAG CTAAAATACAAATTGATGGAAAAGCAGGTGCAAGAAGCAGAAAGCAATGGTAAGATGCTTGAGGAATTCAATACTAAAAATCATCCTGCACATGTTGAG gTGATGCAAGATGAATCCCATAATGCAAACGGCACAAACCAAGTCAAGATGCCACGTCTCGTCTACGTTTCTCGTGAGAAAAACCCTTCATATCATCACCATTTCAAAGCTGGAGCACTCAATGTTCTT TTCAGGGTCTCCAACATGATAAGCAACTCCCCTTACATATTGGTTCTAGACTGCGACATGCGATGCAATGACCCGACATCTGCTAAACAAGCAATGTGTTTCCATATAGATCCTAAAATCAATTCCAATCTAGCTTTCGTTCAGTTCCCTCAAAAGTTTCACAATCTCAGTAAGATGGATATCTATGATGGTCAATTAAGATCAACATTCTTG GTGAAGTGGCCTGGTATGGATGGATTGCAGGGACCAATGTTATCTGGAAGTGGTTTTTATATGAAACGAAAGGCTTTATATAGAGATATAGTACAAGAAG ATACCGATTTCACTCAGTTAAAACAATATCTCGGTCCATCAAATGAGTTAGTGAAATCGCTTAAATCGGCCAAGTACAACACAGATGTCACCAGCAGATTGCTTGAAGAAACCAGATTTTTAGCCTCCTGCAAATACGAGGAAGGAACTCAGTGGGGAAAGCAG GTCGGGTTCTTGTATATGTCGCTGCTAGAAGATTATTTTACAGGGTTTAATTTGCACTGTGAAGGGTGGAAATCTATATTTTGTAATCCCCCAAGTCCAGCATTTCTAGGCACAGCTACAACAAAGTTGAATGACACATTATTACAAGGTTCAAGATGGAACTGTGGAGCTCTCCAAGTTACATTCTCAAGGTTTTCTCCTCTAATTTATGGGTTAAAATCAAGGATGTCTTTGCTTCAAAGAATGTGCTATGTTTACCTCTCATTGCAGCCCTTCTACTTCTTTCCTATCTGGTGTTTAGCTACTATTCCTCAACTTTGCCTCTTACATGGCATTCCACTATACCCCAAG GTTTCGAATTCATGGTTTATGGTGTTTTCATACATTTTCATAATGTCACAATTGAAACATTTAGAGGAAGTTCTATCAACGGGCGATCCAATAAGAACATGGTGGAATGAACAAAGGATTTGGATGATGAAGGCAATTATATCATACACCATCGGCATGTTGAATGCTGTTTTGAAGCTTTTAGGATTGAAAGAAGCTAATTTCGTCCCAACAAATAAAGTTGCCGATGATGAACAAATCACATTCTACCAAAATGGGTTATTCAATTTCCAAGCATCGACTGTCGTTCTTACCCCACTGATTACGTTGGTTACCTTGAACATGATTTGTTTCGCCGCCGGGGCCACCAGAACAATCGTCGACGGAAGTTTCAACGCGATGTTCGGACAAATTTTCCTCTCGTTTTATGTCCTAATGGTGCAATATCCTTTGATCGATGGAATGATTTTTAGGAAGGACAAAGGACGGGTTCCGACTTCAGTTACCCTATTATCTCTTGCTATTTCGGCTTCATTTTTGTGCTTTGGATCCCTAATTATCAAGTCTTAG